A stretch of the Pseudomonas sp. ACM7 genome encodes the following:
- a CDS encoding NAD-dependent epimerase/dehydratase family protein has translation MNVFITGAAGFIGGSIATGLVQAGYKVTGLVRSTEQANELSALGITPVLGTLDDSALLAEQARAADAVINAASSDHRGAVDALLDALRGSNKVFLHTSGSSIVGDASGGKSSDVIYYEDNLPAPTVDKAARVAIDNLILAAAKDGVNSAVICNTLIYGHSLGVKRDSVQLPRLLKQARKSGVVRHVGTGQNIWSNVHIEDVVSLYLLALTKNVPGTFYFVESGEASFIDMTTAIAQALNLGEPQDWPLKEAEAEWGYEMANYGLGSNSRVRGKKARELLGWAPKRTSVIEWIRDEMV, from the coding sequence ATGAACGTATTCATTACCGGCGCCGCGGGTTTCATCGGCGGCTCCATCGCCACCGGTCTGGTCCAGGCGGGTTACAAAGTCACCGGCCTGGTGCGCAGTACCGAACAAGCCAATGAACTGAGTGCTCTGGGTATCACCCCGGTGCTCGGCACGCTTGACGACAGCGCATTGCTGGCCGAGCAGGCCCGTGCTGCCGATGCGGTGATCAACGCCGCGAGCAGCGACCATCGCGGTGCGGTGGACGCGTTGCTCGATGCACTTCGCGGTTCCAACAAAGTGTTCCTGCACACCAGCGGCTCGAGCATTGTTGGCGATGCGTCGGGCGGCAAATCCAGCGACGTTATCTATTACGAAGACAACCTGCCGGCACCTACCGTCGACAAGGCTGCTCGCGTGGCCATCGACAACCTGATCCTCGCCGCAGCAAAGGACGGAGTGAACTCGGCAGTCATCTGCAACACTTTGATCTACGGCCACAGCCTGGGCGTCAAACGTGACAGCGTGCAATTGCCGCGCTTGCTGAAACAGGCGCGTAAAAGTGGTGTGGTCCGGCATGTCGGTACCGGCCAGAACATCTGGTCCAACGTACACATCGAAGACGTGGTTTCCCTGTACCTGCTGGCGCTGACCAAAAACGTACCGGGCACCTTCTACTTCGTCGAAAGCGGTGAAGCGTCGTTCATCGACATGACCACTGCGATTGCCCAAGCGCTGAATCTGGGTGAGCCACAAGACTGGCCGCTGAAAGAGGCCGAAGCCGAGTGGGGTTATGAAATGGCCAACTATGGCCTGGGCTCCAACAGCCGGGTTCGCGGTAAAAAGGCGCGGGAGTTGCTGGGCTGGGCGCCGAAGCGGACATCGGTGATTGAATGGATTCGTGACGAGATGGTGTGA
- a CDS encoding sulfite exporter TauE/SafE family protein: MNTLAAFYQNLGLALSLMVIATFLLAGMIKGMIGLGLPTIAMGLLGLAMAPSQAAALLIIPATLTNVWQLAFGGHLRGLIKRLWPMLLAIFIGTGAGTLWIGMAGGHWVVRGLGAALLLYALSGLFLPTLRVGRHTERWLGPLCGLLTGVITSATGVFVIPAVPYLQALGLTKDELVQALGLSFTVSTLALAAGLLWRGALGGGELSASLLALIPAVLGMLLGQWLRQRISAVLFKRVFFIGLGVLGGHLLISG; this comes from the coding sequence ATGAATACTCTCGCCGCGTTCTATCAAAACCTCGGTCTGGCCCTTTCCTTGATGGTCATCGCGACCTTTCTGCTGGCCGGCATGATCAAGGGCATGATCGGCCTCGGTCTGCCAACCATCGCCATGGGTCTACTCGGTCTGGCTATGGCTCCGTCGCAGGCTGCCGCACTGCTGATCATCCCCGCGACGCTCACCAATGTCTGGCAACTGGCATTCGGTGGGCATCTGCGGGGGTTGATCAAACGCCTGTGGCCGATGTTGCTGGCGATCTTCATCGGCACCGGAGCCGGCACGTTGTGGATCGGCATGGCGGGTGGTCATTGGGTCGTACGGGGATTGGGCGCTGCGCTGTTGCTCTATGCGTTGAGCGGGTTGTTTCTGCCGACCTTGCGTGTCGGCCGTCACACCGAGCGCTGGCTCGGTCCGCTTTGCGGCCTGTTGACGGGCGTCATCACCTCGGCCACCGGCGTCTTCGTGATTCCGGCCGTGCCTTATCTGCAAGCGTTGGGCTTGACCAAGGATGAACTGGTGCAGGCGCTGGGTCTATCGTTCACCGTCTCGACCCTGGCCTTGGCCGCCGGCCTGTTGTGGCGTGGCGCACTGGGCGGTGGCGAGTTAAGTGCGTCGTTGCTGGCGCTGATCCCGGCGGTGCTCGGCATGTTGCTGGGGCAATGGCTGCGCCAGCGGATCAGCGCCGTGCTGTTCAAGCGCGTGTTCTTCATTGGCCTGGGCGTGCTCGGCGGCCACTTGCTGATCAGCGGGTAG
- a CDS encoding LysR family transcriptional regulator: protein MKARSDELQIFVCVIECGSISAAAEQVGQTPSAVSRTLSRLEAKLDTTLINRTTRRMDLTEEGKYFFEHAKLILDQMDELEERLTSRQQTPSGRLRINAASPFMLHAIVPYIDEFRRLYPDIQLELNSNDLIIDLLEQSTDIAIRIGTLADSTLHARSLGCSPLHIVASPAYLEKHGVPAEVADLSGHTLLGFTQNEGLNQWPLRYVQGDRWPIQASISASSGETIRHLALEGQGIACLSHFMTIDDIRAGRLQVLLADFNSGYRQPINAVYYRNSQLALRIQCFLDFIQGKLAAYANADFKG, encoded by the coding sequence GTGAAAGCCAGATCCGATGAGTTGCAGATTTTCGTCTGCGTGATTGAATGCGGGTCGATTTCCGCTGCGGCCGAACAGGTCGGGCAAACGCCTTCGGCAGTCAGCCGCACGCTGTCGCGGCTGGAGGCGAAACTCGATACCACGCTGATCAACCGCACCACGCGGCGCATGGACTTGACCGAAGAGGGCAAGTACTTCTTCGAGCACGCCAAGCTGATTCTCGATCAAATGGACGAGCTCGAAGAACGGCTGACCTCACGCCAACAAACCCCATCCGGGCGTCTGCGGATCAACGCCGCATCGCCGTTCATGCTGCACGCCATCGTGCCCTACATCGATGAGTTCCGCCGGCTCTATCCGGACATCCAGCTGGAACTCAACAGCAACGATCTGATCATCGATTTGCTGGAGCAAAGCACCGACATCGCCATCCGCATTGGCACGCTCGCCGACTCGACCTTGCACGCTCGATCGCTGGGATGCAGTCCGCTGCACATCGTCGCCAGCCCGGCGTATCTTGAAAAACACGGTGTACCGGCCGAAGTGGCGGATTTGTCCGGGCATACGCTGCTGGGCTTTACCCAGAACGAAGGCCTCAACCAATGGCCGTTGCGCTACGTCCAAGGTGATCGCTGGCCGATTCAGGCTTCAATCAGCGCGTCCAGCGGTGAGACGATCAGGCACTTGGCGCTGGAAGGTCAGGGCATTGCCTGCCTGTCGCACTTCATGACGATTGATGACATCCGCGCCGGACGTTTGCAGGTGCTGCTGGCGGATTTCAACAGCGGTTATCGCCAGCCGATCAATGCGGTGTACTACCGTAACTCGCAACTTGCGCTAAGGATTCAATGCTTCCTGGACTTCATCCAGGGCAAATTGGCGGCTTACGCGAACGCGGACTTCAAGGGCTGA
- a CDS encoding Fic family protein, whose amino-acid sequence MNNRYDAEGAQSTYEPGSDEQVLANKLGITDPEDMDDAELVLLEKLYQSVLLENLPDRQLTVQDLKDWHRRWLGNIYPWAGDVRSVNMGKGGFFFAAVPQIPRLLGDFENDCLVRFTPCSTCTDEALIEAIALTHVEFILIHPFREGNGRLSRLLADVMSVQAGRTPLDYSTWEENKDAYFAAINQGLNCNYGPMEHWVRQALSA is encoded by the coding sequence ATGAACAATCGTTACGACGCCGAAGGGGCGCAAAGTACCTATGAACCGGGTTCGGACGAGCAGGTGTTAGCCAACAAACTGGGTATTACCGATCCGGAGGATATGGACGATGCTGAGTTGGTGCTGTTGGAAAAGTTGTACCAATCGGTATTACTCGAGAACTTGCCTGATCGGCAACTGACTGTTCAGGATCTGAAGGACTGGCACCGACGATGGCTGGGAAACATCTATCCGTGGGCGGGAGACGTGCGCTCGGTCAATATGGGCAAGGGTGGCTTCTTCTTCGCGGCTGTGCCGCAAATTCCCCGACTGCTCGGTGATTTCGAAAATGATTGTCTTGTCAGATTTACACCTTGTAGCACCTGTACCGACGAAGCGTTGATTGAGGCGATTGCCTTGACCCACGTAGAGTTCATCCTGATTCACCCGTTTCGTGAAGGTAACGGCCGCTTGTCACGGTTACTGGCGGATGTGATGTCCGTACAAGCGGGCCGCACGCCGCTGGATTACAGCACTTGGGAGGAGAATAAGGACGCTTACTTTGCGGCGATCAATCAAGGGCTCAACTGCAATTATGGACCAATGGAACATTGGGTTCGGCAAGCGTTGTCGGCATGA